The genomic stretch ttgtaatgttttttatacaCCGACCAAACtaaatttgcataaaattaaaaaatacatgatttttaatcttaaaataactttttttaaatatcgtacatggttatattattaaatatattaaccatTCCGAAACTTTAGCACAACAGGAAACTCTTAAAGGtcaaaattctcaaaaaaattaacatttttaaaaaggtcttgtaaagaaaaacaagttttttatttaagggtTTGCTCTGTCAAAACAgttgtaaaaaacttatttataaaatataaaacttatatagcCATATCGTAAAATGAAATACAATAGACTGGCAGCCCCATTAAAAGAAACGGtccgtaaatattataaataaatcagtacaGTTTTAAATTCTTATCTCTTTATAATTATGTGTATCCGTAGGTCTTTCCACACATTACATAAAAACCCATTTGTCGTATAGTTAAGAGATTAAGCTCCAATATATGTGTATTGAGGAGTAAGGCGCAGCcggaaaaattttgaatatatcacTCTACGCTTATATGTCCTGAAGTAGAATAAAACCACCGGAATAAGACGCTTTGTAAGTGTAGTAAGCTTCTCAGTCCAAATTATGCATTTATATTTACGTATAAATTTGACCCacagattatatttaaaaaaaaaacaatcactgTTTTAATAGAAAGAGTAAATAATCATGGTTTGGTAATGTTCACCGAAATTCTGAGAGAAATGTATATGCATCAATTCCACATAATCATTCATTCTGAAAATTAGTTCAacttaaaagaatttatttattttagaacgtattttatatttaataaatagcaGTAATGTTTAAacagctaattttaaaatatagatgaCCATGTGTTTTATAAGATGTATCTTTTTATTCCTAATGTCTAGTATTTTTCCAGACGTACAAATATTCTACTGTACAGCCGATGGAAAATGTGTTGGTAATGGTATCTATTCGTTAACTACTATTTTGTTTCCATTTAACCACTAACATCGAAAAGTGTATAACTAATTTACGTAATATCTACTTTTCTTTCAAACATATCATAGCTTCATCGTATTTCGTAGAATTCTACGTATTTCGGTGTTTAGGGCTTGCACACATTAGTCTACAGTAGAGCAAGTTTTTCTGAGATTTGTGGTTCTGATCAGCCAAATAAAGGGAACCTTGAGAGAAATTGCCTCTCACCTTGAGACAGTAAAGCCACCTGTAAGTGCTAGTATACtcataaatgaaaaatttgttcattacaattataaataatacaattactcGCATATTcacatcaatatatttttattggcacATGAGATCTGGAATACATCTGAgcaaatatagatttatttcagAAGGTAAGGGTTGCCTCCGGTGAATACGTAAGGAGCACTGACGTATGGAGAAGCTACATAGGGAGCTGCTGATAAGGGAGCAGCTACGTAAGGAGCAGCAGCCACTGGAGCGGCTACGTAGGGAGCAGCGGCCAAGGGAGCGGCAACTGGAGCGGCTACATAGGGAGCAGCGGCGACTGGAGTAGCGATGTTATGGTTGACAGTGTGAGCGTTGTAGCTGGAGGCGAAGGGAGCGACGGCGTAAGGAGCAGCCACTGGGAGCACGGCGGCTGACAGTGTGGAAGAAGTTGCCAAAAGCAAGATCAGGAGAGATGTCTGAAAAAGAATTAGAAGACCAATTGAATAgtttaattcaagtattttattCTAACCTTATTGTTTGTAAAAGGAAGTTCAAGTTTCAAGCTGCGGTTGCTAGAAATAAAAGACTAAGATCTTCTCCATCAGACATTCTATTTAATggtgaatatatttattagatataaattcatgaaaaaagaacacgtttaaaataaaacacttaaaatagttCGTCTTTAATCAGTGACGTGCTGTCATTTACaccaaacaaattttcaaacagtGATTAAGCGTTGGACGTGTGGAATAAAATCTAAGTTGTTAATCGATTGAGTCAGTGATACTCCACTACTAGATGTAAAGCATTTTTGgcaataattcattattttaagctAATACTGCTCTCTTCGATACCAAATTATCCTTTAATCATatcaattttctaaaaataattaaaactagagCTGCTTATAAATGCgcatttatacaacaaaattgcGTCTTCTTTTAAGTTTGGTAGACTAGGTATGTGTTTTGTGTAGTGCAATTTTAACTACAATAAGCTACGTAAACAGATAAACTATATCGATAAAAAACATCTTGTTCACAAATTCCTTAAAACTTTAGATGGATTTTTTTACTGTaacctttaaacattttgttacctaagataaaactgtatttattttattaaattactggtTCGATCTTTATGCACAACCGTATTCAATGGAAACCTTCCTATGATAAAACATTAGGAGTTGTATATCACTACAAAATACATCTTTAgcacaaactaataaaataaaacatagcaTACAATAAAggtcttataattttaaatggagTACTGGAAGAAGCAACCTGTTTGTAAACCAATACCACAGGTTGAACATTGACTAAGTTTAACTTTTATCCATTATGTATTATAAAGGATGGCGGAAAACAAGCAAAAAGGACTTAAGGAAGTAGCACTTTAGagatattttcagaaaattacacacaattattgtattgtaataatactgattaattattatagtacattttacaaccaactaaaaattagttgttaaaaTTTGACTGTTATCAattacaagattttaaaataccttaaaaagggaataattttgtatttttacgaGGAGATTGAATGAAAGTCAGCTTCACATTGTGTCAATAAACATGTAGaaatactagttaaattttaacattacatacatCAGAATGTTGCtggaaactttaaaatgaaaatatttcattaaaatttaattaaggtCTAACTTATTTGTCTGATTCTATGAAGCAATCGTTATTGGTAGGACTTATGAATAACATCAAAAAGTTCTCTCCCGAATAGCTATAATCGATTCACAACGCTTATTGTTCATAAACTATACTAACCGTTATGAGTTTAATTTCCACTCAAATATACTCCAAATTTTATAAACTCGtaattaagattaataaaatgcTCAACTACTGCTTTTAATTGAACaacttgttttcatttaatactatataatattattgcatTGTGATACAAAAGGAAATTACgaacattgttttataagaaCACTTTGTACTTTAAAAAATGGGTAGCAAAGAaagtatatttctttataaattacgtaaaaaattaaaacttaatgttataaattattgatttttttgtttttattagtgtAACAGCATgttaatagttgaatattttttctaattaataccACAAAGTACGTACCAAAGAGCTGAAGGATGCCATGGCTAGTGATGGTTGATGTCTTCTGTGGGTACAGTAGCGATTATATACCAGGGCGGCCCGGGGTTCGGTAGTCGAGGCACGGCTGAGTTGGTCAATAGGGCTTGTGTCATGGCCCTTGGTAGTACGAGCCAAACAATACACTTTGAGAGCTTTTTGCTATCGGTATCATCCTACGTATAGTCTCTatcaatgttaataaatattaacccaACTGTCTATACTGTTAAGacggtttttaatttatattgaatgtaAAAGGACTCTATTGAAAGGGAAGGGTGATACAAAAATTCCCTTCGAGTAAAAACGTTTTAATCCTTACTTTGATTATATCGTGTCTGATTCTAGATTATTCAATACACATATCAAAGTAGTTCAGTTCCATCCGGCGGCGGTAGATAACAATGTTTCGGTAGGTCGTGGTAACAGAAAAGGATATATTACTCTATATAACCAGCTGTATTACACCATGTTACCTTTCTGTGATAACATCCTGTTTGAGTATTACACAGTATTACAGTAATTCCGAGGTATTAGACAGAATCACATATAACACCATATAGAACAATTGTAACTCTTTTTACTTTGGTGGCAAAATGCCACCTGGTTGTGTATTTCATAGTGTTACAGTGTGACCCCATACTATATGAGAACAAGATATAACACGGGGTTTTAATGCCTACTTTGGCTGAATTCCGTTTGTTGGTTACAAAGGTAACTCACTGCAGCGCTACCAACAAGGTTTTATAGTTCCCTTCGATCACTCTCTGTCATGCATTGAAAATGAGtgcaaattgttttataaattttggacCCTTTCAAACCTTCTACTTCTACCGCTTATAAAATAAGACGATCttgtaactatattatttttattgaattcttAAGTAAAGTTAACATTTTTGTGCAACTTCTATGATCATTTCTGTGATCTCTTCCTTATCACCTATGGTCTATATTACGAGTTAAACACCGgtttcattaaattgtaattgGCAAGgatcattatattaattatattataaacctatttaatgaactTTCATACATACCAGCTTACAATAATTACACATTCACGTTTATTGTATTAATCATTAATGATGAACTTAaggatttttttctatttactctAACTCGGGCTTGGTGCAATcttattttctttagaatttcAGTCAAATAGTGACTTCTTCTTTTAGCATATAAGTATTACAGTTACCTTTGTTACCGTAAAATAAAGTTTTGGGATtctggaatattttttattaccaacCTGTAACTTCTTGCCTGTatattcaaatgttgtctagTACCTTTGAGCATCCAAGTAAAGATCAATTTGAGACATTTCCATAACTGCACATTCAAATCCACCTAGTTTCTGAGGGACAAATCTTTATATACCGccataaacttaattataatgaTTCAAAAATGTATTCACAGAAGCATTCATTTCCATTGATCctcattttggaaaataataaatgcttATTGTATACCATGAATTTTATGAATgtatactttatactttttagttctttatatatatatatataaagatatatataatatatataatctattttataactaataatatataagctaatgcatttttaacattagttttttttattacatattgattTTAATCGAAGTAATTTaccttatatttcaaaaatatcattacaatcaCCTAATTGTTTTCCTTCTTCTCCAACTACTAAACAGAAGCCATAGTTTCGTATGTTATTTCATAGTCCGGGTAGATCAGCCTACTCTGTCGTCCATAGTCTAAAACGCTACGGAAGTTGTTCAGCAGGGCTCTAGCAACTGAAGAGTTCGAGTGGAAGTTCTCGGCCAAGACCGCCACCCACATTTCTGCCGTTACGAATTGACACCAGAAGTTTAATCCCTCATATATATTGCCCGACTTATCTATGAAGAAAGCATATCTGAAAGATCGACTCGCAATGTTTGTGTAGTACGCAATGAGTTCTAAACAGTCAGACTTGCCATCGCACCCTCTCTCTTGAAGGAGGAGTGGTTGTATCCTAATCGTTTGGTAGAAACCCCACTGAACACAGGTACGAGGCATCGTCGATTGTATCTCCACGAACCATCTAGAtgaagtaaagaatataaaaggaTCTTGGTTCGAGGTGGTTGGGGAACAACTCGCTTTCTTGATACTAAAGAATGATGATGTGACAGCCATTGCTGTTAAGGCAATACCAATTAGTTTGATCCAAGAAGGTGTCTTTGCCAGCCAAGTATACAAAGTGTACTCATGGAGACTTCTCTTTAAGAGTTTCGCAAAAGGGTTCttgaaaaaaattgaactttTCTTTTCACCGAGGTGTTTTGAACACATTGAATCACTTTTTTTCGATTTTGTTTCTATTATGTCATCGTAATGCTGCAGTGAGGCTTCGGCTCGCTTGACGTTCTCATAGAAGTTGTCGGCCTCTTCGTCCCCATAAATATCACAGAGCGACGATGGATTTGCACAAAACTCCTCGCTTTGATAAACACTCattattaaatgctttaataataACTGTCAACTTTGAAATCACCGAGTTACTCCGTTATAATGTGAATCGTATGTTTCACTTGTACTCTTATCAATTCTCGATAACGTATGACTATTTTATTAGCTATATAATTTGTTATCTGAAATACAAGATAAACACATTAGGTTTCTTATCTTTTGTTGCCAAcatgaatgtttatttaaagtttgaatgaATTCTAAGGATTGGGCTATTCGTCTCTATGGATATAACATCACATTAAGTTTATTGACtattctaaagcatttgactgcgttgACCACACAAATAGAATTTTATTGCTTAACTAATAAGAATTGATGGCAAATAAGTATTGCCGCTTTTATAAGCCAAACACATCAAGTCAAAAATATCAAAAGCTACTGCGCTGTGCTGCAGAGTTTTTAAAGGATCAATACTCAATCGTTATATTAAGCTTGACTCTATAATAAAGGAAGCTCAAAACAAGATTTAGCACTGAAGGTATGTGttgatcttaaaaaaattatttaacattaaaatcagTCAACAGTTTCAATCTACATATACGATCAAAAACGAATTTAGTACATTTCCTTGATCGAAATTCTATATGAAATAGTTACGATCACGTTTTGCCAAATTGTTCTCAGACGTTTTGTTTTGAGGTCCTTAACCCACATTTATCTATTATATGGAATCGTATTGTGGGAGCctagaaaaataacaatattatgagAATTTTCAAGCTACAAACACAAcaattttcacaaaattcaattaatttcagCGTTATTTGAATACAGTTTTCTTAAATAGGCAGTCAAAAAGTTTCCAGGTTGGTCCTTTATATTTAGACAACCTTATTTCCTTTATCAAAATGCACCTCAACCAGGTGCCGTGACAAATAATAGTATGGAACAACACTGCAATAACTACCAGACGGGTATGTACAGAACGATGGTTTATGGACATTTGACTTCTCAACGccatgtaatattatataaaatcttgcCAAGTTCTATTAAAAATGCCTCAGCACCAAAGGTGTAGTTGTCACGCCATTTCCGTATATCGTTTGAAAGGTTGCAATGGTACACTGTTTATAGTCTTGAGTGCACTTTCTTCAAACGGAACTGATACTGTTCTGGTAACAATAAAGTAGATAATTAGATCTTTCATTTATCCAACATAACATGCCAGAGTTTATTCTCTTTTGACCTTTTGTTCCAAGCCATAAATTCAACCTATTAAATAAATGCCTCATATTTTCAGGGAATCCTCTTGTTATCTGAAAAGTAGTAATGGTATAAATCCAGTGTACTAAGCACGATaagcaatttttgtttttacagaattttgaGTGCAGTCTGCGCATTATCTGAATTGTAGTATGGGTTAAGTCGGCTATCTATACTACTACGTaaataattgtgtgtgtgtgtgtgtgtgtgtgtgtatgtgtgtgcgcgcgtgtgtgtgggcgcgcgcgcgcTCTTGTGTGCGTGGTGACGAAAGGAGGTAAGGAAACACATCAAACTTCGCATACCAAGTAAGAGAGGTGTTGCGTCCCCTGCACGTTAGCGTCTCCCAACGGTTGTTTTGGCACCGCACACCCTATCTATGGTATAAAGTCCGCACTGCGCCTATTGCGAACATACTCCTAGCAGTACAACACCAACATGACTTCAACCGTAGTAAGTAtcacatgaaaatatattttgctaaatctgctatttccaaaacaaaattttcaatatttacgtaATAATAGTTTAAGTATATTCTTTCTGTAGAACGGTTTCAAAgtgttaaacttaataaattttacaactaaatttgtttctaaatttatgtGAAAATGGATTCTAAGTTATTTGTAAATGGGTTACTTTATCCGTTAATAGTTTAAATGTAGGCAAATCATGCATACATGAAGAACCTTTGcctgattaaaataattaatgtagttttcttaaatttactaCTTTAGCACTCACCAAATaaagtgtatatacatatactatttatttatctatatatggttattataaatttaatatcttaaatttgaaGCTTAGATACTGCTTCTTTTTAATTTGCCAAATGAAAGAATAgccatttttcaatataattaaatataaactatagtataattataaatattttttcctgaatAGTTCTGcgaattaaaacataatattatttttggaattgttCATTTCAAAGTATTCAAACATCAGTTGTACGATTATCAAGTTATAACTATAAAACTTTGTTAGTTACAGGAATAAAGTCACAAGtcttcaacaaatttaaaaactaatgctATTACTTTATCCGTGATAAAGGAATTtacgtgttaaaaatatttttattctttcgaAAAATGTTATTCTCATTTCAGAGTTCTTCCTTTATCTGGTAGACATTTCTTTTCAAACGCTCACAAAATTGGTAGATCCCcaaaactgcaaaataaaaatattatgatctgccgccattaaaaaaataatattgaatgctACATATTACATTCACAAAACTTTAAGTTTAACCATTTTTGTGAATAGAGAATTTAGGAACACCACCACAGTCTTTACATACCGTAGTTGTAATGCGAGGGGTAGGTTAAATGTGAGTATTGAGTTGAGATCCAATCATCTACCGTTTAGTGGAGTATCTGATATTTGGCAGTGGTACAgattgactcctgaaatctgtaGTCCACTCAGCGATAATTAGGACTTCAATTCAATATTCGCGGCACAGTCTGGTTTGTAGCAGTAGCCACTTGTTCACTGCCCTAATGCTCACAAAAGAAATTTTATGGTCAGACAGTATGATTCCCATTTTGTAGTTATCTATATAATAGTTtcaaagaagttttaatttagtcactttgtattttaaaatggatttattgCCTATCGGATTACGAAATAAATTTCGGATAACCGTATTTTGCATAATCGTGTTGTTCCTATTGTATAACAGTGTATTACTGTGAGTTCTGGTTAACGAGTGAACGAGTTAATGATGTTAAATATGAACCCTTATAAGTACACCAAGActagttaaacaaatttatatggaTCCTTGAACCATTAcgattatcatttttaaattaagataagTTAATAGTAACCCCTGAAGTCATCCttacatttcattacatattttgcattatatttaattgtaactcaGTCATTCGTTAAAAGGActctaatacaatataatacaactAATACAATTGAAGTTCATAAGTATAATTCATAAACTAGATGAGATATGTCTactatataaatgttgtaaaaactggattttgtgtaataattatattgcaGTGGCACTTGGTGTTGTGTTTCTATTTCAGTACATTTAAACTGACATACAGGCAGAGTAGTGAGGAAATATACTTCCATCCTAGTCTAACTGAGGCTGTCTAGTCAAAAGGTCATGGATTCGATTTCCGGAGTAGTCTCTAGACGTTCTGACAGATTAAGctcagaaaatataattaatttgccTTTGACACAAACAGGGATGAAACCGTTTAAATATCATGGCAAACGAATTGCTTGATCAAAGCCCTACCTAAGATGATTAAATTGACCCATTCAGAGTTTATACCTCTACTGAAGTAACATTAATCATGATTTCATTTCATgctgaattttaaaaagttattctaATAATACTAATTCGGGGTATACTCTAAGGACACGTAAGGGGAACACTTAAATCAGTTACTAAATTCTTACTGAGGTTCTTACGGCATTTTgtgtaaaatcatattaaaactttattagcATATCAAGATTGAGATCCACTGAACTAAGATCGCATCATGTTTTCAGGTTGTTCTCACTGCACTCCTCGCCGCTTTGGTCGGCCACTCTGCTGCTTCCGCAGTCGTTGCCGCCCCCGCTGCCTATGTCAACTCTGCCCCGTACAACATCCCGCCTTACGCAACCAGTGTCAATGCATACAGCCGCAGCCTCGTATCTCCCTACGTTGCCGCCCCGTATGCCGCAGCTCCCTATGTAGCAGCATACGCTAACCCCGCATCCCCGTATGTTGCTTCTCCATATGCCGCTCCGTACGTCGCAGCTCCTTACGCTGCCGCCCCTGTGGTCGCTGCCCCCTACGCGGCTGCCGCCCCCGTAGTCGCTGCCCCCTACGCGGCTGCCGCCCCTGTAGTCGCTGCCCCCTACGCGGCTGCTGCCCCTGTAGTCGCCGCCCCTGTAAAATACGCCGCTGCCGCTGCAGTTCCAGCTGTCGTCCCTGCAGCCGTTCAaggaaaataaaaaccaacaattagaataacttactaataaacagtttcaatcttactatagttttgtttaaaacctttctgtattctgtaaattttgtgaattaaatCTAATGAAGACCCTTTAAAATCTGAAGAACCAAGGACAGGAAAACAGTTTTCCTTGAAGTTAACGTTATAGCCTTTttatgatgttgtaaaattaattgaagaCAACAAACAGAGTCTGTCGGCTTCTTCAATAATACTCAAAGGCAATAATTTGCTGTTTATTACTTACTCTAATTGGGCATTTATTGATGAGCAACATCGTTAATTTGGTAGTAGTTTTCGTTGTGAATACATTCAAAGGTATTTGGATTTCCAAAGTCGATTTTCCTgcgatttattataaattataggacacgtttataaataaaatatgtatgtgcGTTTATTAAGTCtgacatacagttatataaattataaaacaattggcTTATCGTTAGCGAATATATTACATTGGTCTCATAGATAACGATGATGGGAAGCTGTAATCAggagaataaacaaatttttaagcactctatataaaattatatattatttgaacatGTCAATCGAATGGacagtcaatgttaaaagtcggttaTAAGACTGAATTGAATTTGATAAAAAGTAATTTGAACAttactatgaaacctaacttaatgatcAGATACTTGACTATCAAGTGggaggatatctcgagaatgaatgcATCCATAAACTTTAAATTGTCCATGACATTTCATTGAATGTTTTCAATTGAATTGAAGAAATTGACACACAAGTTACGGTCAAACAAATTCAATGGTTGATATTGCACCATATTAGAACTCATATTAATTgtctttgtagaaatgaagtgtaAGATGaaatgtttttgagatatcttgccgcatgatacaatcacatttttttcagtaaatttgttatttgttttataacagtatcCAATAACAGTTCCAGTCACAGTGTTCAAAATCTTATATGATTTAAACAGTTTgctcaaacatttatttattcagctattttccaGTTTCCATTATGATtaaccataagaacaatgtacagATATTCATTAACGTTCGTTCACATCTCATGTAATGccatgcaccaccatcgaactcagttttcttcatatataaaaaggtaaaagtaCGTAACAGACTTCTTTGaggtttcgtgcaaaatttcttTCACAGAGGTCTTTTAGACAGATAGACAAATAGACggacaaataatataaaacaatttgacACGAAAATGGCGCATTATGTAACTCATTTTTTTTAGATCAAGTTCCatgcaaatttaaagtctacataaaaattcttcatgaaatatttttgtatgaatatcccgtttaaatttttatttattaaaatgagttTCATATCagcgtttaaataacaaaagcCTACACACAGTCACCATCCAACGAAATTAATGTGTTGATATAGTTGGGATATATGTTAATACGTCACATGTTAATATCTCTTATgagtgtgtttaaaaatttactctGCTGTTTTATGTTACCCTCATAGTtatccataagatcaatgtaaaaatattcgctatcgctcagccaaatcccatggagtgatatgcactatcatcgaactcagtgatCTTCATATAGAAGTGAAGCATCGTCCTCAACTTCAAGTATATAAGTCACTTTGTTTTCTACATATCGCCCGGACAGACAAATAAACAGACTTACAGACGCAAATTGAATTTTCTAGTCCCACGAGTGAcaggtttcgctaaagctcagccaataaatacaattaattatggtATATCAAATTGGGAATAAATGTGGTCTGTCTACCATCTAGTAATCTAGTACCTTAACACAAGCTAAACTGTAAAATGGATATAAAGATGTAGCGTAATGATATTTCCTAAGCTATTGTAAGTAACAATTTTTGGTATCAAAAATCGATCGACATTTTCCCTAATCACTGGAAAATTCTACTTACAATTGGAAatggtttattaataatacatattcaattgtgatat from Homalodisca vitripennis isolate AUS2020 chromosome 2, UT_GWSS_2.1, whole genome shotgun sequence encodes the following:
- the LOC124355678 gene encoding proline-rich protein 27-like, which encodes MASFSSLTSLLILLLATSSTLSAAVLPVAAPYAVAPFASSYNAHTVNHNIATPVAAAPYVAAPVAAPLAAAPYVAAPVAAAPYVAAPLSAAPYVASPYVSAPYVFTGGNPYLLK
- the LOC124356279 gene encoding nematocyst expressed protein 3-like, with protein sequence MTSTVVVLTALLAALVGHSAASAVVAAPAAYVNSAPYNIPPYATSVNAYSRSLVSPYVAAPYAAAPYVAAYANPASPYVASPYAAPYVAAPYAAAPVVAAPYAAAAPVVAAPYAAAAPVVAAPYAAAAPVVAAPVKYAAAAAVPAVVPAAVQGK